A single genomic interval of Malania oleifera isolate guangnan ecotype guangnan chromosome 11, ASM2987363v1, whole genome shotgun sequence harbors:
- the LOC131167562 gene encoding uncharacterized protein LOC131167562 — translation MDLRGKGVDEGGGSEMGTSGADEVDTSKLLRGIARQVREEMRQDFGGAGYPLVHHGCTIDQFSHLKPSSFEGGTDPIKAEMWMQEMQKKILAVMYCTEEQRVLFASFKLAGEAEQWWHAIKLLEERRVVPIAMTCGHFKKYAAKFLQSSRFAPSVVPDEYQNDRDPNQRIHEHMECLQIHEFTELVEKVTVAESSL, via the exons ATGGATCTTAGAGGCAAGGGCGTGGATGAAGGCGGAGGAAGCGAAATGGGAACTTCCGGTGCAGACGAGGTTGACACATCTAAGCTATTACGAGGAATAGCTCGCCAGGTCAGAGAAGAAATGAGGCAGGATTTTGGAGGAGCAGGTTATCCACTGGTGCACCATGGTTGCACTATTGACCAGTTCTCTCATCTGAAACCCTCGTCTTTCGAGGGTGGCACCGATCCaattaaggctgagatgtggatgcagGAAATGCAAAAAAAAATCCTGGCAGTGATGTattgtactgaggagcagagggtcctttTCGCCTCTTTCAAACTGGCCGGAGAAGCTGAACAGTGGTGGCATGCGATTAAATTGTTAGAGGAACGACGAGTGGTACCAATAGCGATGACCTGTGGTCATTTCAAGAAG TATGCCGCTAAATTCCTACAGTCGTCTCGTTTTGCACCTTCTGTAGTTCCAGATGAATATCAGAATGATAGGGACCCGAATCAGAGGATCCATGAGCATATGGAGTGTCTGCAGATTCATGAATTCACGGAATTGGTGGAGAAAGTTACGGTGGCAGAGTCGAGTTTGTAG